In Phreatobacter stygius, a genomic segment contains:
- a CDS encoding SDR family oxidoreductase: protein MTQLHNKTIIITGASSGIGHATARLFASQGGRLVVAARRKPELDALVDEIREAGGQAVALAGDVKDEAFAKALVDEATGRFGGLDVAFNNAGILGEMGPTPDMALTNWSQVIETNLTSAFLGAKYQIPAMIKRGAGSVIFTSTFVGHTAGMPGMAAYAASKAGLLGLMRVLAVEFGPQGIRVNALLPGGTDTQAAAEFATTEEARAFVRGLHALKRIATPEEQARSALYLASDASSFTTGSTLMVDGGVSINHT, encoded by the coding sequence ATGACCCAGCTTCACAACAAGACCATCATCATCACCGGCGCCAGCTCCGGCATCGGCCATGCCACCGCCAGGCTGTTCGCCAGCCAGGGTGGCCGCCTGGTCGTCGCTGCCCGGCGGAAGCCCGAACTCGACGCACTGGTCGACGAGATCCGCGAGGCCGGCGGCCAGGCCGTGGCCCTCGCCGGCGACGTCAAGGACGAGGCCTTCGCCAAGGCCCTGGTGGACGAAGCAACCGGCCGCTTCGGCGGACTGGACGTCGCCTTCAACAATGCCGGCATCCTCGGCGAGATGGGGCCGACGCCGGACATGGCGCTGACCAACTGGTCGCAGGTGATCGAGACCAATCTGACCAGTGCCTTTCTCGGCGCCAAATATCAGATCCCGGCGATGATCAAGCGCGGCGCCGGCTCGGTGATCTTCACCTCGACCTTTGTCGGCCATACCGCCGGCATGCCGGGCATGGCGGCTTATGCCGCAAGCAAGGCCGGCCTGCTCGGCCTGATGCGGGTGCTGGCGGTGGAGTTCGGCCCGCAGGGCATTCGCGTCAACGCGCTGCTGCCCGGCGGGACCGACACGCAGGCGGCCGCCGAATTCGCCACCACCGAAGAGGCCAGGGCCTTCGTGCGCGGGCTGCATGCGCTGAAGCGGATCGCGACGCCGGAAGAGCAAGCCCGCTCGGCGCTCTATCTCGCCTCCGACGCGTCATCGTTCACGACGGGTTCGACGCTGATGGTCGATGGCGGGGTGTCGATCAACCACACCTGA
- a CDS encoding MFS transporter: MASGIFDRLRPPASGTRNATVLAICQGLFTAAVAIDLTLTGLTGYQLAPDKSLATLPFAMITVAGAVVTIFASLLMERIGRRWGFTLGALFGALGGLVSVLAVFRGDFWLFCLGTAGVGAFQAFAQYYRLAAADSVPDEAKAKAISTVLAGGVIAAVLGPALAAWSKDLYPVLFAGSYLMVFLLGLASAALLAIGYRDVAMHAAAGQAFELPARPLATVMRQPIFLAAAANNVIGGAVMMLIMTAAPLAAVACSHSIDDGANIIQWHLVGMFGPSFFAGRLIARFGLATVLFAGMALNVACAVVAVASASLTAFYLALFCLGVGWNFMFVGGTTLLARSYRPAERARVQGAAEILRYGLTAIATLGAGPLLETYGWSNLNIVILPMIVAAGIVTLVWVRQERRAVLVPAGE, from the coding sequence ATGGCATCAGGTATTTTCGATCGTCTTCGTCCGCCGGCTTCCGGCACGCGCAACGCCACCGTGCTGGCCATTTGCCAGGGCCTGTTCACCGCCGCGGTTGCGATCGACCTGACGCTCACCGGCCTCACCGGTTACCAACTCGCTCCGGACAAGTCGCTTGCCACCTTGCCGTTCGCCATGATCACGGTTGCCGGTGCGGTCGTGACGATTTTCGCCTCGTTGCTGATGGAGCGCATCGGCCGCCGCTGGGGCTTCACGCTGGGGGCCCTGTTCGGCGCGCTCGGCGGGCTCGTCTCGGTTCTGGCGGTGTTTCGCGGCGATTTCTGGCTGTTCTGCCTGGGCACGGCCGGTGTCGGGGCGTTCCAGGCCTTCGCCCAATATTACCGGCTCGCCGCGGCGGATTCCGTGCCTGATGAAGCCAAGGCCAAGGCGATCTCGACGGTTCTCGCCGGCGGCGTCATCGCGGCCGTGCTTGGGCCGGCACTGGCGGCCTGGAGCAAGGATCTCTATCCGGTGCTGTTCGCCGGTTCCTACCTCATGGTGTTCCTGCTCGGGCTTGCCTCCGCAGCCCTGCTCGCCATCGGCTATCGGGATGTCGCCATGCATGCCGCTGCCGGGCAAGCTTTCGAACTTCCGGCCCGTCCGCTGGCCACCGTCATGCGCCAGCCGATCTTCCTGGCCGCCGCCGCCAACAATGTCATCGGCGGTGCGGTGATGATGCTGATCATGACGGCGGCACCACTTGCGGCGGTGGCCTGCAGTCACAGCATCGACGACGGCGCCAATATCATCCAATGGCATCTCGTCGGCATGTTCGGCCCGTCCTTCTTCGCCGGCCGGCTGATCGCCCGGTTCGGGCTCGCCACCGTGTTGTTCGCCGGCATGGCGCTGAATGTCGCCTGCGCGGTGGTCGCGGTCGCCTCCGCCAGCCTGACCGCCTTCTATCTTGCGCTGTTCTGCCTGGGCGTCGGCTGGAACTTCATGTTCGTCGGCGGCACCACCTTGCTGGCCCGGTCATACCGGCCGGCCGAGCGGGCGAGGGTCCAGGGGGCGGCCGAAATTCTGCGTTATGGGCTGACCGCCATCGCGACCCTCGGTGCTGGTCCGCTCCTCGAAACCTATGGCTGGTCCAATCTCAACATCGTCATTCTGCCGATGATCGTGGCCGCCGGCATCGTGACCTTGGTCTGGGTCCGGCAGGAGCGCCGGGCAGTGCTGGTACCGGCTGGCGAATGA
- a CDS encoding DUF2493 domain-containing protein: MRVLICGGRHYDDAAAIRRELDRLHGGQPIGVLIHGGLAAIGNAAEAWAREHNVHVVRYPPNWTLLGNRAEARRNAFMLEDSRPDVLLAFPGGRDTADLVRLARVAATPVRLAPAGRPGCGAEAKSSDSPEGRSRGFSRHGLTAVGCSLWAA; encoded by the coding sequence ATGCGTGTCCTGATCTGTGGTGGTCGGCATTATGACGACGCGGCCGCCATTCGGCGCGAGCTTGACCGCCTGCATGGCGGCCAGCCGATCGGCGTGCTCATCCATGGCGGGCTGGCGGCGATCGGCAATGCCGCCGAGGCCTGGGCGCGCGAGCACAACGTCCATGTCGTGCGTTATCCGCCGAACTGGACGCTGCTCGGCAACCGAGCCGAGGCGCGGCGCAATGCCTTCATGCTCGAAGACAGCCGGCCGGATGTTCTGCTGGCCTTCCCGGGCGGGCGCGATACGGCGGATCTCGTCCGTCTCGCGCGGGTCGCGGCAACGCCGGTCCGGCTGGCGCCCGCCGGTCGGCCCGGATGCGGTGCCGAGGCAAAGTCCAGCGACAGTCCGGAGGGCCGATCGCGAGGCTTTTCCCGGCATGGCCTGACAGCCGTCGGCTGCTCGCTGTGGGCAGCCTGA
- a CDS encoding carbohydrate porin has product MKLRTLASAALLSLAAIPAHAQGWSYPTGERVAEDVRINAQLTEFIQGYPSFRVPYSGQNSLPPGGQVRQSTSITAYMGFRLPWTGGELYFNPEYFQGFGLGDTLGIAGFTNGDAQKAGNRVGVLSVARLFLRQTFALGPETEWRPGDFNQLAGFVPTRRVVVTVGKFASLDIFQTSAYAGDTRRQFWNWSIWGPGAWDVAADVRGYTQGVAIEVIPDPALAIRYGALLLPSQPNGGELPFRMNNLNHILEVAYQHRWFGRPGAIKPFAFYSVGAMGNYSQAGVISAGGGLTPDEAMATTRRFGNQKWGFGLLVDQELADNVGAFLRASWSDGKTETFAFTQIDRSVSFGLSFKGELWNRPGHSAGIAVAQNDLSSHHKQFLASGGTGIIVGDGRLRYGSERLMEAYYELPVYRDNVFVAANYQLVHNPGYNRDRAGPVHVFGMRIHARY; this is encoded by the coding sequence TTGAAGCTCCGCACCCTCGCATCGGCCGCGCTGTTGTCGCTCGCCGCCATTCCCGCTCACGCCCAGGGTTGGTCCTATCCGACCGGCGAGCGGGTGGCCGAGGATGTCCGGATCAACGCCCAGCTGACCGAGTTCATCCAGGGCTATCCGAGCTTCCGGGTACCCTATAGCGGGCAGAACAGCCTGCCGCCGGGCGGCCAGGTGCGCCAGTCGACCAGCATCACCGCCTATATGGGCTTCCGTCTGCCCTGGACCGGCGGCGAACTCTATTTCAACCCGGAATATTTCCAGGGCTTCGGCCTCGGCGATACGCTGGGCATTGCCGGCTTCACCAATGGCGACGCCCAGAAGGCCGGCAACCGGGTTGGCGTCCTGTCGGTCGCCAGGCTGTTCCTGCGCCAGACCTTCGCGCTCGGCCCCGAGACCGAATGGCGGCCGGGCGACTTCAACCAGCTCGCCGGTTTCGTGCCGACCCGCCGGGTGGTGGTCACCGTCGGCAAGTTCGCCTCCCTCGATATTTTCCAGACCAGCGCCTATGCCGGCGACACCCGGCGGCAGTTCTGGAACTGGTCGATCTGGGGGCCGGGCGCCTGGGACGTCGCGGCCGACGTGCGCGGTTATACCCAAGGTGTTGCGATCGAGGTGATCCCGGATCCGGCGCTCGCGATCCGCTATGGCGCGCTGCTCTTGCCCTCGCAGCCGAATGGCGGCGAGCTGCCGTTCCGCATGAACAACCTCAACCATATCCTGGAGGTTGCCTATCAGCACCGCTGGTTCGGCCGGCCCGGCGCGATCAAGCCTTTCGCCTTCTATTCGGTCGGCGCCATGGGCAATTACAGCCAAGCCGGCGTGATCAGTGCCGGCGGCGGGCTGACGCCGGACGAGGCGATGGCCACCACCCGCCGCTTCGGCAACCAGAAATGGGGTTTCGGCCTGCTGGTCGACCAGGAACTCGCCGACAATGTCGGTGCCTTCCTGCGCGCCAGCTGGAGCGACGGCAAGACCGAGACCTTCGCGTTCACCCAGATCGACCGCTCGGTGTCGTTCGGCCTGAGTTTCAAGGGCGAGTTGTGGAACCGGCCGGGCCATTCGGCCGGCATCGCGGTGGCGCAGAACGATCTGTCCAGCCACCACAAGCAGTTCCTCGCCTCCGGCGGCACCGGCATCATCGTCGGCGACGGGCGCTTGAGGTACGGCAGCGAGCGGCTGATGGAGGCCTATTACGAGCTGCCGGTCTACCGCGACAACGTCTTCGTCGCGGCCAATTACCAGCTCGTCCACAATCCCGGCTACAACCGCGACCGCGCCGGCCCGGTCCATGTCTTCGGCATGCGCATCCACGCCCGCTACTGA
- a CDS encoding amino acid ABC transporter ATP-binding protein: MIRFENVDKWFGPMQALAGVSGEVRRGEVKVLVGPSGSGKSTLIRTVTRLEAIQGGRVTVDGQDIAGRGLDINALRQRVGFVFQAYNLFPHLTAAGNITLGLTKLRNMAKPEARERALAELARVGLADKADEMPGKLSGGQRQRVAIARALAMDPEAMLFDEPTSALDPEMVGEVLAAMKQLAAAGMTMICVTHEMGFAREVADEIWFMEQGRVAERGAPADLIDSPSHPRLKSFLSRRV, from the coding sequence ATGATCCGCTTCGAGAATGTCGACAAATGGTTCGGGCCGATGCAGGCGCTCGCCGGGGTCTCCGGCGAGGTCCGCCGCGGCGAGGTCAAGGTGCTGGTCGGGCCATCGGGCTCCGGCAAGTCGACGCTGATCCGCACGGTGACCCGGCTCGAGGCGATCCAGGGCGGCCGCGTCACGGTCGACGGCCAGGACATTGCCGGCCGCGGCCTCGACATCAATGCGCTGCGCCAGCGCGTCGGCTTCGTGTTCCAGGCCTATAACCTGTTCCCGCACCTGACCGCGGCCGGCAATATCACGCTGGGACTGACCAAGCTGCGCAACATGGCCAAGCCGGAAGCGCGCGAGCGGGCGCTCGCCGAACTCGCCCGTGTCGGTTTGGCCGACAAGGCCGACGAGATGCCGGGCAAGCTCTCCGGCGGCCAGCGCCAGCGCGTCGCCATTGCCCGCGCGCTCGCCATGGACCCCGAGGCCATGCTGTTCGACGAGCCGACCTCGGCGCTCGACCCGGAAATGGTCGGCGAAGTGCTCGCCGCCATGAAGCAGCTCGCGGCGGCCGGCATGACCATGATCTGTGTCACCCACGAAATGGGTTTTGCCCGCGAGGTGGCCGACGAGATCTGGTTCATGGAGCAAGGCCGCGTCGCCGAACGCGGCGCGCCGGCGGACCTGATCGACAGCCCCAGCCACCCGCGGCTGAAGAGTTTCCTCAGCCGGCGGGTGTGA
- a CDS encoding amino acid ABC transporter permease, producing MLQILQDNWLLFLVGQYPHGPIGGLAMTMFMAVTALTLCFPFAIALALARLSPYRVLRLPATAIVHGVRGLPLIMFIFWTYFFSPLIIGRAVGGVETLVIALVIYEAAYLSEIIRAGIEGLPKGQVEAAKALGLGYFATTFKVVLPQALHNMLPSMVSQFVSTIKETSLGYVISAHEVTFAASQVNNVLLTKPFEVYGILALTYFTLCFALTSLARFIERRISAERGAAPGVTVTA from the coding sequence ATGCTGCAGATCCTCCAGGACAATTGGCTCCTGTTCCTCGTCGGCCAATATCCGCACGGGCCGATCGGCGGCCTCGCCATGACGATGTTCATGGCGGTGACCGCGCTGACCTTGTGCTTTCCCTTCGCCATCGCGCTGGCTCTGGCCCGCCTCAGCCCTTATCGGGTGCTGCGCCTGCCGGCGACAGCCATCGTCCACGGGGTGCGCGGCCTGCCGCTCATCATGTTCATCTTCTGGACCTATTTCTTCTCGCCGCTGATCATCGGGCGCGCCGTCGGCGGCGTCGAAACCCTGGTCATCGCACTGGTGATCTATGAGGCGGCCTATCTCTCCGAGATCATCCGCGCCGGCATCGAAGGCTTGCCCAAGGGCCAGGTCGAAGCGGCCAAGGCGCTGGGCCTCGGTTATTTCGCCACGACGTTTAAGGTCGTGCTGCCGCAGGCCTTGCACAACATGCTGCCGAGCATGGTCAGCCAGTTCGTCTCGACCATCAAGGAAACCTCGCTCGGTTACGTCATCAGCGCGCATGAGGTGACCTTCGCCGCGAGCCAGGTCAACAACGTGCTGCTGACCAAGCCGTTCGAGGTCTATGGCATCCTGGCGCTGACCTATTTCACGCTGTGCTTCGCGCTGACCTCGCTCGCCCGCTTCATCGAGCGGCGCATTTCAGCCGAGCGCGGTGCGGCGCCCGGCGTGACGGTGACCGCGTGA
- a CDS encoding amino acid ABC transporter permease has translation MGYVFDLGAVLSGQYLNWFLIGIATTLALTAAAWCLAMTVGILLTLVRMIPFRPFEWFVALYVEYHRNVPLLVQIFVWYFGVPSLLPRWARLWINAHHGEFLLATVALGLAAAAYVAEDLRSGIRSIPKTQYEAARSIGFGYLGAMGYIVLPQALRIVIPPLINQTLLLFKNTSLAMAIGVGELTYRTREVESYTFKTFEAFAVATAVYLAVSFCIMALGDFADRRLKLEAR, from the coding sequence ATGGGTTATGTCTTCGATCTCGGCGCGGTCTTAAGCGGCCAATATCTCAACTGGTTCCTGATCGGCATCGCCACCACGCTGGCGCTGACGGCGGCCGCCTGGTGCCTGGCCATGACGGTCGGCATCCTGCTCACCCTCGTCAGGATGATCCCGTTCCGGCCGTTCGAATGGTTCGTCGCGCTCTATGTCGAATATCACCGCAACGTGCCGCTGCTGGTGCAGATCTTCGTCTGGTATTTCGGCGTGCCCTCGCTCCTGCCGCGCTGGGCGAGGCTCTGGATCAACGCCCATCACGGCGAGTTCCTGCTGGCCACCGTGGCGCTGGGCCTGGCGGCCGCGGCCTATGTCGCCGAGGACCTGCGCAGCGGCATCCGCTCGATCCCGAAGACCCAATATGAGGCGGCACGCTCGATCGGCTTCGGCTATCTCGGCGCCATGGGCTATATCGTGCTGCCGCAGGCACTGCGCATCGTCATCCCGCCCCTGATCAACCAGACCTTGCTCTTGTTCAAGAACACCAGCCTCGCCATGGCGATCGGGGTTGGCGAACTCACCTACCGCACCCGCGAGGTGGAGAGCTACACGTTCAAGACCTTCGAGGCCTTCGCGGTCGCGACCGCGGTCTATCTCGCCGTGTCCTTCTGCATCATGGCGCTCGGCGATTTCGCCGACCGCCGGCTCAAGCTGGAGGCGCGCTGA
- a CDS encoding ABC transporter substrate-binding protein: MKRASQLTSVLALGAALVAGATLAAKADQLADIRSRGKLICGTLGTAEPFSFQHPQTRQIVGYDVDICQKVAESLGVALELKPIAVEARIPELTQGRVDILAANLGHTPERAQQIDFSFSYFVSQQKIMVTRESGLTLLEQLAGKKVTAIKGSSSEQGVRRLIPTADTVTFQDTSSAFLALVQDKVDAFCASELILVKLRQQAQATNPMVVIEKSLFAEPWGLGLRRGETAFRNHVNGVLAGLESSGEIDRIFTKWLGEGTVFNIRRDFKIEEIR, from the coding sequence ATGAAACGCGCATCCCAGCTCACCTCCGTCCTGGCGCTCGGCGCGGCCCTCGTCGCGGGCGCGACGCTCGCCGCCAAGGCCGACCAGCTCGCCGACATCCGCTCGCGCGGCAAGCTCATCTGCGGCACGCTCGGCACCGCCGAGCCGTTCTCGTTCCAGCATCCGCAGACCCGGCAGATCGTCGGTTACGACGTCGACATTTGCCAGAAGGTGGCGGAATCGCTCGGCGTGGCGCTGGAATTGAAGCCGATCGCGGTGGAAGCGCGCATCCCCGAGCTGACCCAGGGCCGGGTCGATATCCTCGCCGCCAATCTCGGCCATACGCCCGAGCGCGCCCAGCAGATCGACTTCTCGTTCTCCTATTTCGTCAGCCAGCAGAAGATCATGGTGACGCGCGAGTCCGGCCTCACCTTGCTGGAACAGCTCGCCGGCAAGAAAGTGACGGCGATCAAGGGCTCGTCCTCCGAACAGGGCGTGCGCCGACTGATCCCGACCGCCGACACCGTCACCTTCCAGGACACCTCGTCCGCCTTCCTGGCGCTGGTGCAGGACAAGGTCGACGCCTTCTGCGCCTCGGAACTGATCCTGGTGAAGCTGCGCCAGCAGGCGCAGGCGACCAACCCGATGGTGGTGATCGAGAAGTCGCTGTTCGCCGAACCCTGGGGCCTCGGCCTGCGCCGTGGCGAGACGGCGTTCCGCAACCACGTGAACGGTGTGCTCGCCGGGCTCGAAAGCTCCGGTGAGATCGACCGCATCTTCACCAAGTGGCTGGGCGAAGGCACGGTGTTCAACATCCGCCGCGACTTCAAGATCGAAGAGATCCGCTGA
- a CDS encoding aspartate transaminase: protein MTVVTEIPLSPRVKRIKPSPSMVARMRAQELKAQGHDIIDLTVGEPDFDTPAHIQAAATAAMAAGETRYTPVNGTPRLRKAIAAKLARENGVTYGLDQITVGTGAKQVLFNALAATLGEGDEVIVPAPFWVSYPDMVLACDGTPVIVACGENSGFKLTAEALEQAITPKTRWLILNTPSNPTGAFYSATEMKALTDVLMRHPHVALMTDDIYEHIRFDGGEPVSPVAIEPRLAGRTLLVNGVSKTYAMTGFRIGYGAGPKPLIGAINVIQSQTTSGAASMSMAAAAAALEGDQSFVAEARTAYRARRDRAVELLNGIDGITCQTPDGAFYVYPSVAGLIGRKRADGRELKTDFDVALFFLEEAGVAVLDGAAYGLSPYLRLSIATSLSDIEEACTRLKRASQALN, encoded by the coding sequence ATGACCGTCGTCACCGAGATCCCGCTGTCGCCGCGCGTCAAGCGCATCAAACCCTCGCCCAGCATGGTCGCGCGCATGCGCGCCCAGGAGCTGAAGGCTCAGGGTCACGACATCATCGACCTGACCGTCGGCGAGCCGGACTTCGATACGCCGGCCCATATCCAGGCCGCCGCGACCGCAGCCATGGCGGCCGGCGAGACGCGTTATACGCCGGTCAACGGCACGCCACGCCTGCGCAAGGCGATCGCCGCCAAACTCGCCCGCGAGAACGGCGTCACCTATGGGCTCGACCAGATCACCGTTGGCACCGGCGCCAAGCAGGTCCTTTTCAACGCGCTGGCCGCAACCCTTGGCGAAGGCGACGAGGTGATCGTTCCCGCGCCTTTTTGGGTGTCCTATCCCGACATGGTGCTGGCCTGCGACGGCACGCCGGTCATTGTCGCCTGCGGCGAGAATTCCGGTTTCAAGCTGACGGCGGAGGCGCTCGAACAGGCGATCACGCCAAAGACCCGCTGGCTGATCCTCAACACCCCGTCGAACCCGACCGGCGCATTCTATTCGGCGACCGAAATGAAGGCGTTGACCGACGTGCTCATGCGCCACCCGCATGTGGCCCTGATGACCGATGACATCTACGAGCATATCCGCTTCGACGGCGGCGAGCCGGTTTCGCCGGTGGCGATCGAGCCGCGTCTCGCCGGCCGCACGCTGCTGGTCAACGGCGTCTCCAAGACCTATGCCATGACCGGTTTCCGCATCGGTTATGGCGCGGGCCCGAAGCCGCTCATCGGCGCGATCAACGTCATTCAGTCGCAGACGACGTCGGGCGCCGCCTCGATGAGCATGGCGGCCGCGGCGGCGGCGCTCGAAGGCGACCAGAGCTTCGTCGCCGAGGCGCGCACCGCCTACCGGGCGCGGCGCGACCGGGCGGTGGAACTCTTGAACGGCATTGACGGCATCACCTGCCAGACGCCGGATGGCGCCTTCTATGTCTACCCTTCCGTTGCCGGGCTGATCGGCCGGAAGCGGGCGGACGGGCGTGAGCTGAAGACCGATTTCGACGTTGCGCTGTTCTTCCTGGAAGAGGCCGGCGTCGCTGTGCTCGACGGCGCGGCCTACGGGCTGTCGCCGTATCTCCGCCTGTCGATCGCCACCTCGCTCAGCGATATCGAAGAAGCCTGTACGCGGCTGAAACGCGCGAGCCAGGCGCTCAACTGA
- a CDS encoding RraA family protein, whose amino-acid sequence MSLIGHRSNPSAPPVPEGILDAFRSAQVAVISDNMNRLHGTRALRPYHRAGKLVGTAVTVKTRPGDNFMLHKAYEILRPGDVLVVDGGGDLIQALVGEVMMSRAKVMGVAGFVIDGAIRDVAAFASADFPCYARGVTHRGPYKAGPGEINVPVAIDGMVVMPGDVVVGDEDGVICFDRADAEELLALVQQQEAREAGALSAIAEGRFDNSYIGATGVAEKTHTSDAGVVEKA is encoded by the coding sequence ATGTCGCTCATTGGTCATCGTTCCAACCCATCCGCGCCGCCGGTTCCCGAGGGCATTCTCGACGCCTTCCGTTCGGCCCAGGTGGCGGTCATCTCCGACAACATGAACCGGTTGCATGGCACGCGGGCGCTGCGCCCCTACCACCGCGCCGGCAAGCTCGTCGGCACCGCGGTGACCGTGAAGACCCGGCCAGGCGACAATTTCATGCTGCACAAGGCCTATGAGATCCTGCGGCCTGGCGACGTGCTGGTGGTCGACGGCGGCGGCGACCTGATCCAGGCGCTGGTCGGCGAGGTCATGATGAGCCGGGCCAAGGTGATGGGGGTCGCCGGCTTCGTGATCGACGGCGCGATCCGCGACGTCGCCGCCTTCGCCAGCGCCGACTTCCCCTGTTATGCCCGCGGCGTCACCCATCGCGGTCCCTACAAGGCCGGCCCCGGCGAGATCAATGTGCCGGTTGCCATTGACGGCATGGTGGTGATGCCCGGCGACGTGGTGGTCGGCGACGAGGACGGCGTCATCTGTTTCGACCGCGCCGACGCCGAGGAGTTGCTGGCGCTGGTGCAGCAACAGGAGGCGCGCGAGGCCGGTGCGCTCAGCGCGATCGCAGAGGGCCGCTTCGACAATTCTTATATCGGCGCCACCGGCGTCGCCGAGAAGACTCATACCAGCGACGCCGGCGTCGTGGAGAAGGCCTGA
- a CDS encoding LysR family transcriptional regulator yields MPVTLKQLEAFYWTASLGGFVEAADRLNLAQSTISKRILELEDVIGGQLLDRSSRTLRLTRAGEASLGLAADMLSLELRFREAAGGAATFSGPFRFGVTELVALTWLPNFIVAMKADYPGLVPVPEVAASIDLFEKLGANELDLVIGLDPPPGSTVTAVPLQGVKLEWVCAPGFGPAKDKIPLKELNNYPILTQGQGSGLQRLVLDWAVVNGLTVNQVVQCNSLNVLAGLAASGLGITFLTASYFAPEIASGKLRIIETEPAIPLLHYFAVHRAQDLSPLGARMAAIAQGCCDFSARSLPGR; encoded by the coding sequence ATGCCGGTCACTCTGAAACAACTCGAAGCCTTTTACTGGACCGCCAGCCTTGGCGGATTCGTCGAAGCGGCCGACCGGCTGAACCTCGCGCAATCGACCATTTCGAAGCGCATCCTCGAGCTCGAGGACGTCATTGGCGGCCAGCTGCTCGACCGTTCCAGCCGGACCTTGCGGCTGACCCGGGCGGGAGAGGCGAGCCTTGGCCTTGCCGCCGACATGCTGTCGCTGGAGCTGCGCTTCCGCGAGGCGGCCGGCGGCGCCGCGACGTTTTCCGGGCCGTTCCGCTTCGGCGTCACGGAACTGGTCGCGCTCACCTGGCTGCCGAATTTCATCGTGGCGATGAAGGCCGACTATCCAGGCTTGGTGCCGGTACCGGAAGTGGCCGCCAGCATCGATCTGTTCGAAAAGCTCGGCGCCAATGAACTCGACCTGGTCATCGGGCTCGACCCGCCGCCGGGCTCGACCGTCACCGCGGTGCCCTTGCAGGGCGTCAAGCTGGAATGGGTCTGCGCGCCCGGCTTCGGCCCGGCGAAGGACAAGATCCCGCTGAAGGAACTGAACAACTATCCGATCCTGACCCAGGGCCAGGGCTCCGGCCTGCAGCGCCTTGTGCTCGACTGGGCTGTGGTCAACGGCTTGACCGTCAATCAGGTGGTCCAGTGCAACAGCCTGAATGTGCTCGCCGGCCTGGCGGCCTCGGGGCTCGGCATCACCTTTCTGACCGCCAGCTATTTTGCGCCCGAGATTGCCAGCGGCAAGCTCAGGATCATCGAGACCGAGCCGGCCATTCCGCTCTTGCATTATTTCGCCGTCCACCGCGCCCAGGATCTGTCGCCGCTCGGCGCCCGCATGGCGGCGATTGCTCAAGGGTGCTGCGATTTCTCGGCGCGCAGCCTGCCCGGGCGCTAG
- a CDS encoding dienelactone hydrolase family protein, with the protein MAQQGKVTAHRMADGAEIDVYHVKPKAGRRGGLVLIQEIFGLTDHIREQCDVYAAEGYEVLAPALYDREAPGLQAPYSPEGIAMAIKIAREQHPFDLSIADTQSCIEMLRSAGPVFITGYCYGGSVTYAAAARCAGLSAASGYYGSMVPRLAAEAPRCPTILHFGKQDSGIPLDSIEAFKLARPEVEVYLYDAGHGFNSDRRADYDSVSAGLAFQRTLALFRAHGG; encoded by the coding sequence ATGGCTCAACAGGGTAAGGTCACGGCGCATCGCATGGCCGACGGCGCCGAGATCGACGTCTATCACGTGAAGCCCAAGGCCGGACGGCGTGGCGGCCTGGTGCTGATCCAGGAGATTTTCGGCCTGACCGATCATATCCGCGAGCAATGCGACGTCTACGCGGCGGAAGGCTACGAGGTCCTGGCGCCGGCGCTCTATGACCGCGAAGCCCCGGGCCTGCAGGCGCCCTACAGCCCCGAGGGCATCGCGATGGCGATCAAGATCGCCCGCGAGCAACATCCTTTCGACCTGTCGATTGCCGATACCCAGAGCTGCATCGAGATGCTGCGGTCCGCCGGTCCGGTGTTCATCACCGGCTATTGTTACGGCGGCTCGGTGACCTATGCCGCGGCGGCGCGCTGTGCAGGGCTGTCGGCAGCTTCAGGCTATTACGGCAGCATGGTCCCGCGCCTCGCGGCGGAAGCGCCACGCTGCCCGACCATCCTGCATTTCGGCAAACAGGACAGCGGCATTCCGCTCGACAGCATCGAAGCGTTCAAACTGGCCCGGCCGGAGGTCGAGGTCTATCTCTATGACGCCGGCCACGGCTTCAATTCCGACCGCCGCGCCGACTATGACTCGGTCAGTGCCGGGCTCGCCTTCCAGCGCACGCTGGCGCTGTTCCGCGCGCATGGCGGCTGA